One genomic segment of Candidatus Hydrogenedentota bacterium includes these proteins:
- a CDS encoding helix-hairpin-helix domain-containing protein, with protein MLSRLMTTREQLLLLGVAVAILIGAAVLIWRGSGHGAPPPDTFAARDSSPSASASQTSQTSAPVTAPAKPTSPPAATPASATVVAPPAPPARIGVGILGAVEKEGLYYFDEGARVRDLLRAAGGAIDDADLSDINRTALLIDQTTLLVPRLVRQGAQAYSDPPVTYNPTPYTRSTWYQFNKQTHEPEPVGSTSPEAPPIPQTSKATSGGLININTATQAELESLPGIGPATAQKIIAYRQSTPFQTIDDLENVSGIGPSKMNSVRGMISVK; from the coding sequence ATGCTAAGCCGTCTCATGACCACCCGCGAGCAACTGCTCCTGCTGGGCGTGGCGGTTGCCATTCTGATCGGTGCCGCCGTGCTCATCTGGCGCGGCAGCGGCCACGGGGCGCCACCACCCGACACCTTCGCCGCACGCGATTCATCGCCCTCAGCCAGCGCTTCACAGACATCACAAACTTCCGCGCCGGTCACTGCGCCCGCGAAACCGACTTCCCCACCCGCCGCTACACCGGCCTCGGCAACCGTAGTCGCACCGCCCGCGCCTCCGGCCCGCATCGGTGTGGGCATCCTCGGTGCGGTGGAGAAGGAAGGGCTCTACTACTTCGATGAGGGCGCGCGCGTCCGTGATCTGCTCCGGGCGGCGGGCGGCGCGATCGATGACGCCGATCTCTCCGACATTAATCGAACGGCCCTGCTCATCGACCAAACGACGCTCCTCGTACCGCGATTGGTCCGGCAGGGCGCGCAGGCCTACAGCGACCCACCCGTCACCTACAATCCCACACCCTACACCCGCTCCACGTGGTACCAGTTCAACAAGCAAACCCACGAGCCCGAGCCCGTGGGCTCCACATCACCCGAGGCGCCCCCAATCCCTCAGACGTCGAAAGCGACATCCGGCGGCCTGATCAACATCAACACCGCGACCCAGGCCGAACTGGAAAGCCTCCCCGGCATCGGCCCCGCCACGGCCCAGAAAATCATCGCCTACCGCCAGAGCACCCCCTTCCAGACCATCGACGATCTCGAAAATGTCAGCGGGATCGGACCTTCCAAGATGAATTCCGTGCGCGGGATGATCTCGGTGAAGTAG
- a CDS encoding DUF1501 domain-containing protein encodes MDLEQKTMQHLTRRQFFGRASAGIGTAALASLLQGPAHAAIQKPASEGRGVLGHPHFAPRAKRIIYLFQSEGPSQQDLFDYKPQLDALHGTDLPASIRGNQRVTGMTSGQDKFPVVTSKYKFQQHGESGIWMSELVPHIAKIADDMCLIKTMNTEQINHDPGMTFFQTGHQQPGRPSMGAWLNYGLGCDNDNLPGYIVLISHGSSKRNAQALFQRLWGAGFLPSEHQGVNFRAGKDAVLYLTNPPGITAATRRNMLDSLGQLNEMAYDAFGDPEIEARIAQYEMAYRMQTSVPDLMDIEEEPAHIVDMYGPDARKPGTFAANCLLARRLAERGVRFIQLFHRGWDQHGDLPTDLPLQCMDTDQPSAALVQDLKQRGMLEDTLVVWGGEFGRSVYCQGSDLVNYGRDHHGRNFCIWMAGGGVKPGYVHGESDDFSYNIVKDPVHVHDLNATMLHILGIDHERLTYKFQGRDFRLTDIHGRVVNEILT; translated from the coding sequence ATGGACCTCGAACAGAAGACGATGCAGCACCTGACCCGGCGCCAGTTCTTTGGCCGCGCCAGCGCAGGGATTGGCACCGCCGCCCTGGCCTCCCTGCTGCAGGGCCCGGCCCATGCCGCGATTCAGAAGCCGGCCTCGGAAGGTCGTGGCGTCCTGGGTCATCCCCACTTCGCGCCGCGAGCCAAGCGGATTATCTACCTGTTCCAGTCCGAAGGCCCCTCGCAGCAAGATCTCTTCGATTACAAGCCCCAGTTGGACGCGCTCCATGGCACCGACCTGCCCGCGTCCATTCGCGGCAACCAGCGCGTAACCGGCATGACTTCGGGACAGGACAAATTCCCCGTGGTCACGTCGAAGTACAAATTCCAGCAGCACGGCGAATCCGGTATCTGGATGAGCGAGCTTGTGCCCCACATCGCCAAGATCGCAGATGACATGTGTCTCATCAAGACGATGAACACGGAGCAGATCAACCACGACCCGGGCATGACCTTCTTCCAGACGGGCCACCAGCAACCCGGCCGCCCCAGCATGGGCGCGTGGCTGAACTATGGCCTCGGCTGCGACAACGACAACCTGCCCGGCTACATCGTGCTCATCTCCCACGGCAGCTCAAAGCGCAACGCCCAGGCCCTCTTCCAGCGGCTCTGGGGTGCCGGCTTCCTGCCTTCTGAGCACCAGGGTGTGAACTTCCGCGCGGGAAAAGACGCGGTGCTATACCTCACGAACCCACCCGGAATCACGGCGGCCACCCGACGCAACATGCTCGACAGCCTGGGCCAGCTCAACGAAATGGCCTACGACGCTTTCGGCGATCCCGAGATTGAGGCGCGCATCGCCCAGTACGAGATGGCCTACCGCATGCAGACCTCCGTGCCCGATTTGATGGACATCGAGGAAGAGCCCGCCCACATCGTGGACATGTATGGCCCCGATGCGCGCAAACCCGGCACCTTCGCCGCCAACTGCCTCCTCGCGCGGCGTCTGGCCGAGCGCGGTGTGCGCTTCATCCAGCTTTTCCACCGCGGCTGGGATCAGCACGGTGACCTGCCAACCGATCTGCCCCTCCAGTGCATGGACACGGATCAGCCCTCCGCCGCCCTCGTGCAGGATCTGAAGCAGCGCGGCATGTTGGAGGACACCCTCGTGGTATGGGGCGGTGAATTCGGCCGCTCGGTTTATTGCCAGGGCTCCGACCTCGTCAACTACGGCCGCGATCACCACGGGCGCAACTTCTGTATCTGGATGGCCGGCGGCGGCGTAAAGCCGGGTTACGTCCACGGTGAGTCCGACGATTTCTCCTACAACATCGTCAAGGACCCAGTCCACGTCCACGATCTGAACGCGACCATGCTCCACATCCTCGGCATTGACCACGAGCGCCTGACCTACAAATTCCAGGGCCGCGACTTCCGCCTGACGGACATTCACGGCCGGGTTGTGAACGAGATTTTGACATAG